A genomic segment from Calderihabitans maritimus encodes:
- a CDS encoding acyl-CoA dehydratase activase-related protein yields MNLRIGYPATLSYYTYFPFWKAFFEQLGCSFIVSPPTTKAILDQGVRETVSDACVPIKLFHGHVLALKDKVDYLFLPRMVSVTRFSTFCPKFLGLPNMVRYSIDHLPKLIDDRIDLKKGRMELFRVCQKIGRRLGCTFGSICRAYVSAINIHKRYEKLLWKGFRPSEGMVLCFQKQGRIPEKVPATGGIELAVLGYPYEVYDPYVSVGLLKKLDQMGCRVWTVEMVPRRDLYQFRKVLPKNLFWYYSNRVIWATYYYLKRGNIDGLIHVTAFGCGPDAMVGKLMELEARKRGVPFMTLTIDEHTGDAGVQTRLEAFVDMIKYRRERH; encoded by the coding sequence ATGAATCTCAGAATTGGCTATCCGGCAACTCTCAGTTATTATACCTATTTTCCCTTCTGGAAAGCGTTTTTCGAGCAACTGGGATGTTCATTTATTGTTTCTCCTCCTACTACCAAGGCTATATTAGACCAGGGAGTAAGAGAAACAGTTAGCGATGCGTGTGTCCCTATCAAATTGTTCCATGGGCATGTATTAGCCTTGAAAGATAAGGTTGATTATCTGTTCCTTCCCCGCATGGTCAGCGTTACCCGCTTTTCTACTTTTTGTCCCAAGTTCTTAGGGCTTCCCAACATGGTTAGGTATTCTATTGACCATTTACCTAAGCTTATCGATGACCGAATTGATCTGAAAAAGGGCAGAATGGAGCTTTTTCGTGTATGTCAAAAAATTGGGCGAAGATTAGGATGTACTTTTGGAAGTATATGCAGGGCCTACGTGTCAGCCATTAACATTCATAAACGCTACGAAAAATTACTTTGGAAAGGATTCCGGCCCAGTGAGGGCATGGTACTCTGTTTTCAAAAGCAGGGAAGGATTCCTGAGAAAGTACCGGCAACCGGTGGTATTGAACTGGCCGTTCTGGGATATCCTTATGAAGTTTACGATCCGTATGTAAGTGTTGGTTTATTAAAAAAATTGGATCAGATGGGTTGCCGGGTCTGGACGGTGGAGATGGTACCGCGACGCGACCTGTATCAATTTCGCAAAGTGCTTCCCAAAAATTTGTTTTGGTACTACAGCAACCGGGTGATCTGGGCCACCTATTACTATCTGAAGCGAGGAAATATCGACGGTTTAATCCATGTTACCGCCTTTGGATGTGGTCCTGATGCCATGGTAGGCAAACTGATGGAGCTGGAGGCGAGGAAACGGGGTGTGCCTTTTATGACCCTGACCATCGACGAACATACGGGAGATGCAGGAGTTCAGACCAGGCTGGAAGCCTTTGTGGACATGATCAAATACCGGAGGGAGAGGCATTGA
- a CDS encoding acyl-CoA dehydratase activase — MNVYLGIDVGSVSTNIAVIDEKEEVLTTLYIRTQGQPIAAVKRGLKMVREQLPENINVRGVGATGSARYLTGVLVGADVIKNEITAHAVAASKYVPDVRTVIEIGGQDSKIIILREGVVTDFAMNTVCAAGTGSFLDQQAARLNIPIEEFGSYALKSKTPVRIAGRCSVFAESDMIHKQQMGHNLEDIIAGLCEALVRNYLNNIGKGKEILPKVVFQGGVAANEGMRAAFEKALNTEVIVPQYYNVMGALGSALLAKKEAPSKGGTSFRGFYVSDVPFRASSFECKGCPNQCEVINIFIEERLAARWGDRCGKWEVL; from the coding sequence TTGAACGTATATTTGGGCATAGATGTAGGTTCTGTCAGTACCAACATAGCTGTTATTGATGAAAAGGAAGAGGTTCTCACCACGCTTTACATCCGCACGCAAGGCCAGCCTATAGCGGCTGTAAAAAGGGGATTAAAAATGGTGAGGGAGCAATTGCCGGAAAACATCAACGTTCGAGGGGTAGGTGCTACCGGTAGTGCCCGTTATTTAACAGGAGTTCTAGTTGGGGCAGATGTGATTAAGAATGAGATTACGGCTCATGCTGTGGCGGCTTCGAAATATGTGCCCGACGTCAGGACGGTAATTGAAATTGGGGGGCAGGATTCCAAAATAATCATTCTACGGGAGGGAGTAGTAACAGATTTTGCTATGAACACGGTCTGCGCTGCCGGAACCGGATCCTTTCTTGATCAGCAGGCGGCACGCTTGAATATTCCCATTGAGGAATTTGGTAGTTACGCTTTGAAATCAAAAACGCCGGTCCGGATAGCCGGGAGATGTTCGGTTTTTGCTGAATCGGACATGATACACAAACAACAAATGGGACATAATTTGGAAGATATAATTGCGGGTCTCTGCGAAGCCCTGGTACGAAATTATCTCAACAACATTGGCAAAGGTAAGGAAATATTACCGAAGGTTGTGTTTCAAGGGGGAGTGGCCGCTAACGAAGGAATGCGGGCGGCTTTTGAAAAGGCGCTGAATACGGAAGTTATAGTCCCCCAATACTACAATGTCATGGGGGCATTGGGAAGTGCCCTGTTAGCGAAAAAGGAAGCGCCCAGCAAAGGCGGCACTTCGTTTCGAGGTTTTTATGTAAGCGATGTACCTTTTCGGGCTTCCAGCTTTGAGTGTAAGGGATGTCCCAATCAGTGCGAGGTCATTAATATATTTATCGAAGAACGACTGGCAGCGCGCTGGGGGGACAGGTGCGGGAAATGGGAGGTGTTGTAG
- a CDS encoding TIGR04086 family membrane protein codes for MVADGKIEIFFPVGKGLVVSLFTSTILSVTAGAVFYFTSLQENYLPSISTVILVTSTLLGGSVAAKSAGSRGLLQGMSVGTAFFILLLLLTVLAGNQMSAIVVLKKLFYCVLAGGVGGIAGISFR; via the coding sequence GTGGTAGCCGATGGGAAGATTGAAATATTTTTCCCTGTAGGTAAAGGATTGGTAGTATCCTTGTTTACCTCCACTATTCTCTCTGTCACCGCCGGAGCAGTATTTTATTTCACTTCTCTTCAGGAAAACTACCTGCCTTCCATTTCTACCGTCATTCTGGTAACCAGCACTTTATTAGGCGGATCTGTGGCTGCCAAATCTGCCGGATCGCGGGGACTTCTGCAGGGAATGTCCGTTGGAACTGCCTTTTTTATCTTGCTACTTCTCTTAACCGTGCTAGCCGGTAATCAAATGTCAGCAATCGTGGTATTGAAAAAGCTTTTTTATTGCGTTCTCGCAGGAGGAGTTGGAGGCATAGCTGGAATATCCTTCCGCTGA
- a CDS encoding CoA protein activase, whose protein sequence is MKISFPYMGTSHIAFKHLINSLGHEAIVPPKPSKETLSLGVQHAPEFACIPFKLLLGTYLQVLERGAEMIITSGGVGPCRAGLYGMLHQKILESLGYKFKMLVFEPPLKGPIDFINKIRRVLRPAGVSWRQFIKIFKTSWTKLVTLDEVEILSHQIRPYEINRGETSRVFEKCLKIIDEADTREEILEAKEESFRLLKSIPQDSSRKPLRVGIIGEIYVVLEPFINMDIEKTLGEMGVQTHRSIYLTDWTRDNTLFDGEKDIKKAARPYLDQLIGGHGLNSIGEAVLYAKNGYDGIVHLAPFTCVPEIVAKSILPQITRDFGIPILTLFLDEQTGKAGIQTRLEAFVDLLHQRRAVMEVSLS, encoded by the coding sequence TTGAAAATAAGTTTTCCTTACATGGGGACTTCCCACATAGCTTTCAAACACTTAATAAACAGCTTAGGGCATGAAGCAATTGTACCGCCAAAGCCCAGTAAGGAGACCTTGAGTCTTGGGGTTCAACATGCTCCAGAGTTTGCCTGTATTCCTTTTAAACTGTTGTTGGGTACCTACCTACAGGTTTTGGAGCGGGGAGCCGAAATGATTATTACTTCCGGGGGAGTAGGTCCCTGTCGGGCTGGGTTATACGGAATGCTTCATCAAAAAATTCTGGAAAGCCTGGGCTATAAGTTCAAGATGCTGGTTTTTGAACCTCCGCTAAAAGGCCCCATTGATTTCATTAACAAGATACGCAGAGTTTTGAGACCGGCCGGAGTTTCCTGGCGACAGTTTATTAAAATATTTAAGACCTCTTGGACAAAACTGGTCACTTTGGATGAAGTGGAAATATTATCTCATCAGATACGACCTTACGAAATAAATCGAGGTGAAACCTCCCGGGTATTCGAGAAGTGCCTCAAAATTATTGATGAAGCCGATACCAGGGAAGAAATTTTGGAGGCGAAAGAGGAGTCTTTTCGTCTGCTCAAGAGTATCCCCCAGGATTCTTCCCGCAAGCCTCTCAGGGTCGGCATTATTGGTGAAATTTATGTGGTGTTGGAGCCATTCATTAACATGGATATTGAAAAAACTCTAGGGGAAATGGGAGTACAAACTCACCGTTCTATTTATCTTACCGATTGGACAAGGGATAATACTTTGTTTGATGGGGAGAAGGATATAAAGAAGGCGGCCAGGCCGTATTTGGATCAACTTATCGGAGGGCACGGCTTGAACAGCATAGGAGAAGCCGTCCTCTACGCTAAAAACGGCTACGATGGAATTGTTCATTTGGCCCCCTTTACTTGTGTTCCGGAAATAGTAGCCAAAAGCATCCTACCCCAAATTACCCGGGATTTTGGAATTCCCATTTTAACGTTATTTTTGGATGAACAGACGGGGAAAGCAGGCATTCAAACCCGGTTGGAAGCTTTTGTAGATCTGCTGCATCAGAGGCGGGCCGTTATGGAGGTGAGCTTGTCTTGA